Proteins co-encoded in one Pogona vitticeps strain Pit_001003342236 chromosome 9, PviZW2.1, whole genome shotgun sequence genomic window:
- the HIF3A gene encoding hypoxia-inducible factor 3-alpha: MENGLQCPRSTTEIRKEKSRDAARCRRSKETEVFYQLAHTLPFARGVSAHLDKASIMRLTISYLRMHKLLNSGEWRNEMESEEQVDAYYLKALDGFLMVLTEEGDMIYLSENVNKHLGLSQLELIGHSVFDFIHPCDQEELQDVLSPRQGFSKKKEVKTERNFSLRMKSTLTTRGRTVNLKSATWKVLHCSGHMRCYAPAKPAEGKEAEGAFVEPPLRCLVLICEAIPHPANIETPLASGTFLSRHTMDMKFSYCDDRIAEVAGYTPEDLLGCSMYEYIHALDSDSVIKSINTLLSKGQAVTGQYRFLARNGGYLWTQTQATVISSSKNSQPESIVCMHSILSQVEEKGLVLSLEQTDRQGEHRRLPPPCLEGLDSDGALDELDPNGGDTIINLSFELRGPKILAFLRPANISEEELQMDPKRFCSPDLQKLLGPIFDPPGTQNSQAGGTSRAKPPAPPPKLASVAKKASGNNSSADLPEELLFDMGNVQKLFASNKEAQAMETELQDYEGLDLEMLAPYISMDDDFQLSSTDHHPPWLAEKRGDPGAATRPASPPPRPRSRSFHGVSPRPPEPATLPRWGSDTSLSQTRPVQLPGGNECAAEQVVEMVASVKIQSVQEGTNANGQGASAGGRKRARELSLEEERDLFLEAGPPKRAHGHHEPDGFLMPSLSLGFLLSVEECLDARSERGCGSTLALSRKLLSLEEPMGLLGDVLPFVVDGPALSQLALYDGEDEGSVRGGEHFQLGEELLVELDQAT; encoded by the exons GTCTACCACAGAGATCCGGAAGGAGAAATCGCGGGACGCGGCACGATGCCGGCGCAGCAAAGAGACGGAGGTGTTCTACCAGCTGGCACACACCTTACCCTTTGCCCGGGGGGTCAGTGCTCACTTAGACAAAGCTTCTATCATGCGCTTGACCATCAGCTACCTGAGGATGCACAAACTCTTAAACTCTG GCGAATGGAGGAATGAGATGGAATCGGAGGAGCAGGTGGACGCTTATTACCTGAAGGCTTTGGATGGCTTCCTCATGGTCTTGACCGAAGAAGGGGACATGATCTACCTCTCTGAGAACGTCAACAAACACCTGGGCCTCAGTCAG TTGGAGCTCATTGGCCACAGCGTCTTTGACTTCATTCATCCCTGCGACCAGGAGGAGCTTCAAGATGTACTGAGCCCCAGACAAG GTTTCTCCAAGAAGAAGGAGGTGAAGACCGAACGCAACTTCTCGCTGCGGATGAAGAGCACCCTGACCACCAGGGGGCGCACCGTCAACCTCAAGTCTGCCACCTGGAAA GTGCTGCATTGCTCCGGACACATGCGGTGTTATGCGCCGGCCAAGCCTGCGGAGGGGAAGGAAGCCGAGGGGGCCTTCGTAGAGCCCCCTTTGCGCTGCCTGGTGCTGATCTGCGAAGCCATCCCACACCCTGCCAACATCGAGACCCCCCTGGCCAGCGGCACCTTCCTCAGCCGCCACACCATGGACATGAAGTTTAGCTACTGTGACGACAG GATTGCTGAGGTGGCCGGCTACACGCCTGAAGATTTGCTTGGCTGCTCCATGTATGAATATATCCACGCCCTGGACTCCGATTCTGTCATCAAGAGCATCAACACCC TGCTGAGCAAGGGGCAGGCAGTGACAGGCCAGTACCGCTTCTTGGCCAGGAACGGCGGCTACCTGTGGACCCAGACGCAAGCCACGGTCATCTCCAGCAGCAAAAACTCACAGCCAGAGAGCATCGTCTGTATGCACTCAATTTTAAG CCAGGTGGAGGAGAAGGGCTTGGTTCTTTCCTTGGAGCAGACCGACCGGCAAGGAGAACATCGCCGGCTGCCTCCGCCTTGCCTCGAAGGACTGGACTCGGATGGAGCCCTGGATGAGTTGGATCCCAACGGAGGAGACACGATTATCAATCTCAGCTTTG aGCTGCGTGGCCCCAAGATTCTGGCCTTTCTGCGTCCTGCAAACATCAGCGAAGAAGAGTTACAAATGGACCCCAAGCGGTTTTGCAGCCCTGACCTTCAGAAACTCCTGGGCCCCATCTTTGACCCTCCGGGGACCCAGAACTCTCAAGCAGGGGGGACTTCCCGGGCAAAGCCGCCGGCCCCACCTCCCAAGTTGGCTTCCGTGGCCAAGAAAGCTTCTGGAAACAACAGCTCA gctgaTCTGCCAGAGGAACTGCTTTTTGACATGGGGAATGTCCAGAAGCTTTTTGCTTCTAACAAGGAGGCGCAAGCGATGGAGACAGAACTTCAG GATTACGAGGGCCTCGACCTGGAAATGCTGGCCCCCTACATCTCTATGGACGATGACTTCCAGCTTAGCAGCACCGACCACCATCCGCCTTGGCTGGCAGAGAAGCGGGGAGACCCCGGAGCCGCCACCCGGCCAGCCTCGCCACCCCCGCGGCCTCGTTCCAGGAGCTTCCACGGGGTGTCGCCGCGCCCGCCAGAGCCAGCCACCCTCCCTCGCTGGGGCAGCGACACCAGCCTGAGTCAGACCCGTCCCGTCCAGCTACCAGGGGGTAACGAGTGCGCTGCTGAGCAGGTGGTGGAGATGGTGGCATCAGTCAAGATTCAGTCGGTGCAGGAAGGGACGAACGCCAACGGGCAGGGCGCCTCGGCTGGGGGCAGAAAGAG GGCCCGGGAGCTGAGTTTGGAAGAGGAAAGGGACCTCTTCCTGGAGGCTGGGCCCCCGAAGCGTGCCCATGGCCACCACGAGCCTGACGGCTTTCTGATGCCCTCCTTGAGCCTG GGTTTCCTGTTGAGTGTGGAAGAGTGTCTGGATGCCAGGTCCGAACGGGGCTGCGGAAGCACCCTGGCTTTGAGCAGGAAGCTTCTTTCTCTAGAGGAACCCATGG GCCTCCTCGGGGATGTCCTGCCGTTCGTGGTGGACGGGCCCGCGCTCTCCCAGCTGGCGCTGTACGATGGGGAGGACGAGGGCTCCGTGCGGGGGGGAGAGCACTTCCAGCTCGGAGAGGAACTCCTGGTGGAACTGGACCAAGCCACCTGA